One genomic window of Tatumella citrea includes the following:
- the wecG gene encoding lipopolysaccharide N-acetylmannosaminouronosyltransferase, which yields MNKYPGSPPYRIRGVSLYGFRSVKQFAEFLLPPDKPRRGMLVAINAEKILSAEKDPLLQEILSEAEFNYADGISIVRSVRKKYPGSDIRRVAGADLWQELMQQAAERKIPVYLLGGKPEVLRQTCDKLHRLWPVNIAGSHDGYFSEQQTEAVIQNIADSGAKIITVAMGSPRQELFIRRCREVYPDALYMGVGGTYDVFCGVVKRAPAIWQQLGLEWLYRLIKQPSRWRRQWQLLRYQKYHWRGDL from the coding sequence ATGAATAAATACCCTGGTTCCCCTCCGTACCGGATTCGGGGGGTGTCGCTATACGGTTTCCGTTCAGTGAAACAATTCGCTGAGTTCCTGTTGCCTCCGGATAAGCCCCGCAGAGGGATGCTGGTGGCGATTAATGCGGAAAAGATACTCTCAGCCGAAAAAGATCCGTTGTTACAGGAGATCCTGTCTGAGGCCGAATTTAACTATGCTGACGGGATCAGCATTGTTCGTTCCGTCAGAAAAAAGTATCCGGGCAGTGATATCCGTAGAGTTGCCGGTGCCGATCTGTGGCAGGAGTTAATGCAACAGGCCGCAGAGAGGAAGATACCGGTGTATCTGCTGGGTGGAAAGCCGGAGGTGTTGCGGCAGACCTGCGATAAATTACACCGGTTGTGGCCGGTTAATATCGCTGGCAGCCACGACGGTTATTTTTCTGAGCAACAAACAGAAGCTGTTATTCAGAATATTGCCGACAGTGGTGCCAAAATTATCACAGTGGCGATGGGCTCACCGCGACAGGAGCTATTTATTCGCCGTTGCCGTGAAGTTTATCCTGATGCTCTGTATATGGGAGTCGGGGGGACTTACGATGTTTTCTGTGGCGTCGTGAAACGGGCGCCGGCAATCTGGCAGCAACTGGGGTTGGAGTGGTTATATCGTCTGATAAAGCAACCTTCACGCTGGCGGCGGCAGTGGCAATTGCTGCGTTATCAAAAGTATCACTGGCGGGGTGATTTATAG
- the wzyE gene encoding ECA oligosaccharide polymerase, with product MNLLQLSGLTLVYLCCLGFVLVLAAKEFRRERFNFHLFFTLLFLLTFYFGFPLTCLLVFCFDTPVVSPEYLLAALLSATGFYGVYYLSYKLKFRRPAVATAPPLFSMNRVETLIFCSLLALIAIGTVGVFFMHNGFLLFRLSSYSQIFSSQVSGVALKRFFYFFIPAMLIVYFLKPTRKNWLIFLGYTVSFGLLTYLIVGGTRANVIIAFALFLFIGITRGWINLTMLVSAGVLSVVGMFWLALRRYNLQVSGDEAFHTFLYLTRDTFSPWENLALLLSHYHRIEFQGLAPMWRDFYVFIPSWLWHGRPSEVLNSANYFTWDVLHNHSGLAISPTLIGSLVVMGGVWLLIPGAVVVGFIIRGFDYIYRRAMQESNRYTAAVLNSFCFGAIFNLIVLAREGLDAFGSRIVFFSVIFLFCLVVAKLLFWLLDSAGVIRQRKTPVTDTVLTFKNQ from the coding sequence ATGAATTTATTACAGCTTTCCGGGCTCACGCTGGTTTATCTTTGTTGCCTGGGTTTTGTGCTGGTACTGGCGGCAAAAGAGTTTCGCCGGGAGCGGTTTAACTTCCATCTGTTCTTTACTCTGCTGTTTTTGCTGACTTTCTACTTTGGTTTTCCGCTTACCTGCCTGCTGGTGTTCTGTTTTGATACTCCGGTCGTTTCCCCCGAATATTTACTGGCAGCATTGTTGTCTGCTACCGGTTTTTATGGAGTTTACTATCTGAGTTATAAGCTAAAATTCCGTCGTCCTGCTGTCGCCACTGCGCCGCCGTTGTTTAGCATGAACCGGGTTGAAACGTTGATTTTCTGTAGCCTGTTGGCGCTGATTGCTATCGGCACCGTCGGGGTGTTCTTTATGCATAATGGTTTCCTGCTGTTCCGGCTGAGTTCCTACAGCCAGATATTTTCCAGTCAGGTTTCCGGGGTGGCGCTCAAGCGGTTTTTTTATTTCTTTATTCCGGCGATGCTTATTGTCTATTTCCTCAAGCCGACCCGTAAGAACTGGTTAATATTCCTCGGATATACTGTCAGTTTTGGATTACTGACTTATCTGATTGTCGGGGGCACCCGGGCCAATGTCATTATCGCGTTTGCCCTGTTTTTGTTTATTGGTATTACCCGGGGCTGGATTAATCTCACCATGCTGGTATCGGCGGGTGTTTTGTCGGTAGTAGGCATGTTCTGGCTGGCCTTGCGCCGTTATAACCTGCAGGTCTCGGGCGATGAGGCATTCCATACATTTTTGTATCTCACGCGGGATACCTTTTCTCCGTGGGAAAATCTTGCCCTGTTACTGAGCCATTATCACCGGATTGAGTTTCAGGGGCTGGCACCGATGTGGCGGGATTTTTATGTGTTTATTCCCTCATGGCTGTGGCACGGTCGCCCGTCAGAGGTTCTGAACAGCGCCAACTACTTTACCTGGGATGTATTGCATAACCATTCCGGGCTGGCGATATCACCCACACTGATTGGTTCGCTGGTGGTGATGGGCGGAGTGTGGCTGTTGATTCCGGGAGCGGTGGTCGTAGGATTTATCATTCGTGGCTTCGATTATATTTATCGCCGGGCGATGCAGGAGTCTAACCGTTACACTGCGGCAGTGCTGAATAGCTTTTGTTTCGGAGCCATTTTCAATCTGATAGTGCTGGCACGCGAAGGGCTGGATGCTTTCGGGTCAAGAATCGTGTTTTTTAGCGTTATTTTTTTATTCTGCCTGGTGGTGGCCAAACTGTTGTTCTGGTTGCTGGACAGTGCAGGTGTCATTCGGCAACGCAAAACGCCGGTCACTGACACAGTATTAACATTTAAAAATCAATAA
- a CDS encoding TDP-N-acetylfucosamine:lipid II N-acetylfucosaminyltransferase: protein MTSLIHLLGSDIPHHNLTVLRFFDQQLSVQIPATRARKFMVVAQDPQSVAGFTMLDVQVFPDKNSLAQAVVELAENRQQQFFCHGQFNPWLWLALASRKIARHQLHWHIWGADLYEDSRQLRFRLFYLLRRIAQKRVASVWATRGDISHLRQRVASVPASLLYFPARMPSSSPPVAVTEDEQPLTILLGNSGDPTNRHAEALADIRQQFGQQIRVMVPMGYPAGNEAYIARVRSVAEHYFPEGQVTLLTETLDFPAYLALLDSCRLGYFIFKRQQGIGTLCLLIEKNIPFVVSRDNPFWQDLTEQQLPVLFRGDDLSLAAINEARRQLASCDKTAIAFLSPGYLEGWHRMLVQLEQGAVS, encoded by the coding sequence ATGACAAGCTTAATTCATCTGCTGGGGTCGGATATTCCGCATCATAACCTGACCGTGCTGCGTTTCTTTGACCAGCAGTTGTCAGTGCAGATTCCTGCCACCCGTGCCCGAAAATTTATGGTGGTTGCTCAGGACCCTCAGTCAGTTGCGGGATTTACAATGCTGGATGTGCAGGTATTTCCTGACAAAAATAGTCTGGCACAGGCAGTAGTGGAGTTAGCGGAAAACCGGCAACAACAATTTTTTTGCCATGGGCAGTTTAATCCCTGGTTGTGGCTGGCCTTAGCCAGCCGGAAAATTGCCCGCCACCAGTTGCACTGGCATATCTGGGGGGCTGATTTATATGAGGATTCCCGGCAGCTACGTTTCCGCCTGTTTTATCTGCTGCGCCGTATAGCCCAAAAACGGGTGGCCAGTGTCTGGGCGACCCGGGGAGATATCAGTCATTTGCGACAACGTGTGGCTTCGGTACCTGCTTCACTGCTCTATTTTCCGGCCCGTATGCCATCCTCTTCCCCGCCAGTTGCAGTGACGGAGGATGAGCAGCCACTGACTATCCTGTTAGGAAATTCAGGGGACCCGACGAATCGCCATGCAGAGGCTCTGGCCGATATCCGGCAGCAGTTCGGTCAACAGATACGGGTCATGGTACCTATGGGATATCCGGCGGGTAATGAGGCATATATTGCCCGGGTCAGGTCTGTGGCTGAACACTATTTTCCTGAAGGGCAGGTGACATTACTCACCGAAACCCTGGATTTTCCGGCTTATCTGGCGTTACTGGATAGCTGCCGTTTAGGCTATTTTATTTTTAAACGTCAGCAGGGGATTGGTACTCTCTGCCTGCTGATTGAGAAAAACATTCCGTTCGTGGTCAGCCGTGATAATCCGTTCTGGCAGGATTTGACCGAACAACAGCTGCCGGTATTATTTCGCGGTGATGACCTGTCACTGGCGGCAATTAATGAAGCCCGACGGCAGTTAGCCAGCTGCGATAAAACCGCCATTGCCTTTCTTTCTCCGGGGTATCTGGAAGGGTGGCACCGGATGCTGGTACAACTGGAACAGGGGGCGGTATCATGA
- the wzxE gene encoding lipid III flippase WzxE, whose protein sequence is MSLAKASVWTSFSTLIKILAGLLVVKLLAVSYGPEGIGLAGNFRQMVTVLGVLAGAGIFNGVTRYVAEYQDQPDKLQALTATSSSIIIGFSLLLCVVFSLAAAPISELLFGSDQYRQVIRIVAFLQIGIAWTNLLQSQLKGYRNARANALVVAGGSLLGVAGYLLCWLVGGYSGALAGIALVPAISLIPAIALLKSGTTLQWSWFIPRWDPRLAAQLLRYTLMALMTAITLPVAWIMMRNLLAAHTGWQQVGLWQGVSSISDAWLQFITATFSVWLLPTLAKQSDKQATGRVIFRALRFVMPVVAGVALLVWLLRDVAIWLLFTAKFAAMRDLFVWQLTGDFFKVGAYVFGYLVIAKASLRFYLLTELSQFVLLLASASWLIPMHGVSGAVQAYCLTYMLYFALCGAVFMYWYRK, encoded by the coding sequence ATGTCGCTGGCAAAAGCCTCTGTCTGGACCTCCTTTTCAACGCTTATCAAAATTCTGGCCGGGTTGCTGGTGGTTAAACTACTGGCTGTCAGTTATGGCCCTGAAGGTATCGGGCTGGCTGGGAATTTTCGCCAGATGGTTACGGTACTGGGGGTTCTGGCCGGAGCCGGGATATTCAATGGGGTCACTCGTTATGTTGCTGAATATCAGGATCAGCCAGATAAGTTGCAGGCACTGACGGCGACCTCCTCCTCGATAATCATTGGCTTTTCGCTGTTGTTATGTGTGGTTTTCAGTCTGGCGGCGGCACCAATCAGTGAGTTGTTGTTTGGCAGCGACCAGTACCGCCAGGTAATCCGTATTGTCGCTTTTCTGCAGATTGGTATTGCCTGGACTAACCTGCTGCAGTCACAGCTAAAAGGGTACCGAAATGCACGGGCCAATGCGCTGGTTGTGGCCGGAGGCAGCCTGCTCGGTGTGGCAGGCTATCTGTTGTGCTGGCTGGTCGGGGGCTACTCCGGAGCTCTGGCCGGAATCGCGCTGGTTCCGGCTATCAGTCTGATACCTGCGATTGCTTTGCTGAAATCAGGTACTACCTTGCAATGGAGCTGGTTTATTCCTCGCTGGGATCCCCGGCTGGCGGCTCAGTTGCTCAGATATACCCTCATGGCACTGATGACCGCCATCACCCTTCCGGTCGCGTGGATTATGATGCGTAACCTGCTGGCAGCGCATACCGGCTGGCAACAGGTGGGACTCTGGCAGGGAGTTAGCAGCATTTCGGACGCCTGGTTGCAATTTATTACTGCGACTTTTAGTGTCTGGTTGCTGCCAACGCTGGCAAAACAAAGTGACAAGCAGGCGACCGGGCGCGTTATTTTTCGGGCATTGCGCTTTGTTATGCCAGTCGTCGCCGGAGTGGCATTACTGGTCTGGCTGTTGCGGGATGTTGCGATCTGGCTGTTATTTACTGCGAAGTTCGCCGCAATGCGCGATTTGTTTGTCTGGCAATTAACCGGTGACTTTTTTAAGGTAGGTGCCTACGTATTTGGTTACCTGGTCATTGCCAAAGCCTCTTTACGTTTCTATTTGCTCACCGAGCTGAGCCAGTTTGTGTTGCTGCTTGCCAGCGCCAGCTGGCTGATTCCGATGCACGGTGTTAGCGGAGCAGTTCAGGCCTATTGTCTGACTTATATGCTCTATTTTGCCCTGTGTGGGGCGGTGTTTATGTATTGGTACCGAAAATGA